The window TCCTGGCACCAACCCCCTGCTGGGAGCCCAGCTACTGCATCTGGGCCAGGGCAGCCAGGATGCGAGTGGCTCTGGGAGAGGCCCAGGGCATGGGGAAGGTGCGgctgcggggtgggggtgggggtgggggtagccTGCCTGAGGCTCTGCACTCACCCCCCAGCTCTAGGAATGCAGGGGCAGCTGAGACCCtggcctgggggtcctgtcccaggGAGCTGTCAGGACAATAGGGGGAAATGGGCAGGATGAGAGCTCAGGAGTTCAGTGTTCGCACTACGGGTGGGATGGAGTCTTGGGGTTTCATCAGATTCCGGAGCCCGGTGCCTGCACACACACATCAATGCCAACATCTTGACATCTGCTACATTTTGCAAGGGGCTcagctccttcccttctcttccaggaaaGGGGCAGGACGCACTGAGCCACACCCTGTCCTCAGCGCATCATCCTGGTCCCAACTGGTGGCCCGGGAACCTTCTGCCCCTTCTTGGCCCCAACGCTTCAGTCCCTTTCTGtgcccagggtggggagggggtagagTGGAGCGAGGCCGCTGGCGGGACGTGGGGTGATCCGCAGAGCAGGTGCAATGGGCCTGGAGCAACTCGTCAGGGCTCCAGGGTTCAGGGAGCTGTCAGGGGGGCGGGGCCCCCAAGCTCCCTTACTCCTGATGTCAGGAGACCTGGGAATCCTCGGGCCTGGGGCGTCGGCTCCGCTGGGCCCAGTCCCCACCCCGCCACGCCGGGCGAGAGGTCTTTGGGTGACTATCTATCTACCCAGCCCGCTGCGGGGCGCGCGGCCTTCCGGACGGGGCGGCCCTGCCTGGTCTACCACTATTCCCTCCCGCCGCAGAGGCGGCTGCTCGAGACTTctcgccgccgctgccgccggaGCGCGCTCCTGGAGGCCAAGGGCGGCTTCCCGCACCCGCCCGGCTGCGCGCACGGCGCCCGGCGCCCGGCCCGAGGGCGGCTCAGACGCAGATCTCGATGGCCGTGGCCAACACCACCTGCCCTTTGCTCTTGTCCGGGCGGCCGTCGGTCCTGCCGGGGGGGCCCGGGGGCGCCAGGCCGGCTTCGGGCACGGGCACAGGAACGGGCACTGGGACGGGGATGGGGACCGGCCCGGGCCCCACGGCGGGGGGCCCGGGCCGGGCGCCGCTGCCGCTCTCGGTCAGCACGGTCCGCTTGAGCGGCCCGGGCGCCTCGAGGCGCAGCGGCCCCGCGGGCGGCAGGCGGTCCCCGGCGGGCTTGCGCGCGCGGTGCGAGGGCCGGCGCCGCAGCTCCGACGTGAGCTCGTGCTTGAGGAAGCGGAAGACCTCCTTGGCCGGGCCGCGGCGCTCGGGCTCCAGGGCCAGGAGGCGCTGGAACATGCGCAGCGCGGGCTCAGTGAAGCGGCGCCACTGCGACGGCAGCCCCGGCAGGCGGCCCCGCTGCCAGCGCACGAACTCCTCGAAGAAGGCGTCGGCGCCCGACGCCGCCTCCCACGGGAAGTTGCCCGTGAGGACGCAGAAGATGAGCACGCCGAAGGCCCACACGTCTACGCCCGTGTCCACGGCGAAGCCGTCGGCGCGGCCCGCCTGGCACACCTCGGGCGCCGTGTACGGGATGGTGCCGCTGACGCGCTTCACGCGGCAGCCCACGCGGCGCGTCATGCCGAAGTCGGCCAGCTTCACGCGGCGGCACTCGCGGTCGAACAGCAGCACGTTCTCGGGCTTGATGTCGCGGTGGACCAGCTGCCGCCCGTGCATGAAGTCCAGCGCCAGGCCCAGCTGCTGCACGCAGCGCTTCACCGTGTCCTCGGGGAGCCCCACCTGCGGGGCCCGGGCGGGGGAGAGCCGCGCTCAGGGATGGGGGTGCGCGCCCCGTCGGGCCAcccgcccacccccacccatccgCGCCCTCTCATGCCAGGCCCGGGCTTCGGGCTCCATTTCCACAGAGGTCCAGCCCTCATCCCAAGTCCCACCCTCCTACCCAGACCCTCCTCACCTTCGTGTCCCCCTCACTCCCCACCATTTAAAACGCCCTCggtttccctcctcctcccagtCGCCTCTCAGTCGGGCGCCAGTTGCCCTCCCACTGCCCACCTGCTCACCAGTTCGCTCCCAGGCCGGGAGGTTTTCCGCCGCGTCGCCCCCCCCCATCCTTTTCTGTGGTGACCACAGCACCCACATACCGAGTACCTACTCTGCCAGCTGCTGCGTTAAGGGCCCCTTCCTGCACTGGCTCCTCAAATCCTTCCGGTTAGCAGCTACT of the Choloepus didactylus isolate mChoDid1 chromosome 21, mChoDid1.pri, whole genome shotgun sequence genome contains:
- the SBK1 gene encoding serine/threonine-protein kinase SBK1 isoform X1; the encoded protein is MVVAPCAPGAGLAKTETAPRPPAATSPRPQPREKMSVGCPEPEPPHSLPCCGPGATPGLGAGVPLLTEDMQALTLRTLAASDVTKHYELVRELGKGTYGKVDLVAYKGTGTKMALKFVNKSKTKLKNFLREVSITNSLSSSPFIIKVFDVVFETEDCYVFAQEYAPAGDLFDIIPPQVGLPEDTVKRCVQQLGLALDFMHGRQLVHRDIKPENVLLFDRECRRVKLADFGMTRRVGCRVKRVSGTIPYTAPEVCQAGRADGFAVDTGVDVWAFGVLIFCVLTGNFPWEAASGADAFFEEFVRWQRGRLPGLPSQWRRFTEPALRMFQRLLALEPERRGPAKEVFRFLKHELTSELRRRPSHRARKPAGDRLPPAGPLRLEAPGPLKRTVLTESGSGARPGPPAVGPGPVPIPVPVPVPVPVPEAGLAPPGPPGRTDGRPDKSKGQVVLATAIEICV
- the SBK1 gene encoding serine/threonine-protein kinase SBK1 isoform X2, whose product is MSVGCPEPEPPHSLPCCGPGATPGLGAGVPLLTEDMQALTLRTLAASDVTKHYELVRELGKGTYGKVDLVAYKGTGTKMALKFVNKSKTKLKNFLREVSITNSLSSSPFIIKVFDVVFETEDCYVFAQEYAPAGDLFDIIPPQVGLPEDTVKRCVQQLGLALDFMHGRQLVHRDIKPENVLLFDRECRRVKLADFGMTRRVGCRVKRVSGTIPYTAPEVCQAGRADGFAVDTGVDVWAFGVLIFCVLTGNFPWEAASGADAFFEEFVRWQRGRLPGLPSQWRRFTEPALRMFQRLLALEPERRGPAKEVFRFLKHELTSELRRRPSHRARKPAGDRLPPAGPLRLEAPGPLKRTVLTESGSGARPGPPAVGPGPVPIPVPVPVPVPVPEAGLAPPGPPGRTDGRPDKSKGQVVLATAIEICV